The Hymenobacter sp. 5317J-9 genome has a window encoding:
- a CDS encoding histidine kinase, with product MLRRHDRRFVLLGIPLLSALITAFSLVGQPDKSWPDVLVSWLISLYFTTGYWLSNFQLWRGLLGRFPGPEQTPRRLWVLAGLALLVTAAATLVLTLPLHWLRPDYFPLTPAALWQGTRFSLVPTVGVLTLYEAMYFFEQWKANLHRADHLARASTQAQLDALQGQLDPHFLFNTLNTLSALIEPENEPAQQFVEHLADVYRYVLLAQGRATVPLVEELEFVETYLGLHKARFRNNLVVEMTVAPAALARHVAPLSVQLLVENALKHNVASREHPLHLRLSADETAAVLRVENTLRPRPAGLAPGTGTGLANVRRRYALLGAAQPVETRVADGKFVVDLPLLPAPAPRLP from the coding sequence ATGCTCCGCCGCCATGACCGCCGTTTTGTGCTCCTAGGCATCCCGCTGCTGAGCGCGCTGATTACGGCCTTCAGCCTGGTGGGCCAACCCGACAAAAGCTGGCCCGACGTGTTGGTGAGCTGGCTGATTTCGCTGTATTTCACCACGGGCTACTGGCTGAGCAACTTCCAGCTGTGGCGGGGGCTGCTCGGGCGCTTTCCCGGCCCCGAGCAAACCCCGCGCCGCCTCTGGGTGCTGGCCGGCCTGGCCCTGCTGGTGACGGCGGCGGCCACGCTCGTGCTCACGCTGCCCCTGCACTGGCTGCGCCCCGACTACTTTCCGCTCACGCCGGCCGCGCTGTGGCAGGGCACGCGTTTCAGCCTGGTGCCCACCGTGGGCGTGCTCACGCTCTACGAAGCCATGTATTTCTTCGAGCAGTGGAAGGCCAACCTGCACCGCGCCGACCACCTGGCCCGGGCGTCCACCCAGGCCCAGCTCGACGCCCTGCAGGGCCAGCTCGACCCGCATTTTCTGTTCAATACCCTCAATACGCTCTCCGCCCTCATCGAGCCCGAGAACGAGCCCGCCCAGCAGTTTGTGGAGCACCTGGCCGACGTGTACCGCTACGTGCTGCTGGCCCAAGGCCGCGCCACAGTGCCGCTGGTCGAGGAGCTGGAATTTGTGGAAACCTACCTGGGGCTGCACAAGGCCCGCTTTCGCAATAACCTGGTGGTGGAAATGACGGTGGCGCCCGCCGCGCTGGCCCGCCATGTGGCGCCCCTCAGCGTGCAGCTGCTGGTGGAGAACGCGCTGAAGCACAACGTGGCCTCGCGCGAGCACCCCCTGCACCTGCGCCTGAGCGCCGATGAAACCGCCGCCGTGCTGCGCGTCGAAAACACGCTGCGGCCCCGCCCCGCCGGCCTGGCCCCCGGCACCGGCACGGGCCTGGCCAACGTGCGCCGCCGCTACGCCCTGCTCGGGGCCGCGCAGCCGGTGGAAACCCGCGTCGCCGACGGAAAATTTGTGGTAGACTTGCCCCTGCTGCCCGCCCCGGCCCCCCGCCTGCCATGA
- a CDS encoding DUF1772 domain-containing protein yields the protein MSLVSEILLWLFVVNLGLATGAGLFETRIVLPQWFGRTAAGYEVNGEAMRALDTGRRFWGMVTTLPLTLLTLASLVAGWQAPPPLGPWWLAAALLTLLERLGTFAFFIPTALRLQRAAPGASPSRLIGWWLRLNYLRLALNLLAWLAALRAFSLLRAVG from the coding sequence ATGAGTCTTGTTTCTGAAATTCTGCTGTGGCTGTTCGTGGTGAACCTGGGCCTTGCCACCGGCGCCGGCCTGTTCGAAACGCGCATTGTGCTGCCGCAATGGTTCGGCCGCACGGCCGCGGGCTACGAAGTGAACGGCGAGGCCATGCGCGCCCTCGACACGGGCCGCCGGTTCTGGGGCATGGTCACCACGCTGCCGCTCACTTTGCTCACGCTGGCGAGCCTGGTGGCCGGCTGGCAGGCGCCGCCCCCGCTGGGCCCCTGGTGGCTGGCCGCGGCCCTGCTCACGCTGCTGGAGCGCCTGGGCACCTTTGCCTTTTTCATTCCCACCGCCCTGCGCCTGCAACGCGCCGCCCCCGGGGCGAGCCCCAGCCGGCTCATTGGCTGGTGGCTGCGGCTGAACTACCTGCGCCTGGCCCTCAACCTGCTGGCCTGGCTGGCGGCGCTACGTGCTTTCTCGCTGCTGCGGGCCGTTGGCTGA
- a CDS encoding ABA4-like family protein: MPTPDFLFSVANPVALLGWALLVLAPRWRGTRAVVLSGALPLLLALAYAALITAHYLGPHGHEGGFGSLAEVAALFRDPWALLAGWVHYLCFDMWTGAWELRDAQRRGVPHGLLIPCLLLTFLFGPVGLLLYFGLRQFYATAEVAA; this comes from the coding sequence ATGCCCACGCCCGACTTCCTGTTTTCTGTTGCCAACCCCGTGGCCTTGCTGGGCTGGGCGCTGCTGGTGCTGGCCCCGCGCTGGCGCGGCACCCGCGCCGTGGTGCTGAGCGGGGCCCTGCCCCTGCTGCTGGCCCTGGCCTACGCCGCGCTCATCACGGCGCACTACCTGGGCCCGCACGGCCACGAAGGCGGCTTTGGCTCGCTGGCCGAGGTGGCGGCGCTGTTTCGCGACCCGTGGGCGCTGCTGGCGGGCTGGGTGCACTACCTCTGCTTTGATATGTGGACGGGGGCCTGGGAGCTGCGCGACGCCCAGCGGCGCGGCGTGCCCCACGGGCTGCTGATTCCTTGCCTGCTGCTCACCTTCCTGTTCGGGCCGGTGGGGCTGCTGCTGTACTTCGGCCTGCGGCAATTCTACGCCACCGCCGAAGTCGCGGCCTAA
- a CDS encoding TlpA disulfide reductase family protein — MSRCSHAPFSARAGHGRRAAPAPRATCHGHLAHAPAGDSIRLEYHQHLYHQRVRTVLSPVGDFKVTVPDLKGITGITFSYAGQRTSLYLAPGDDVRMTLDFPNFDESLKYTGRGANASNYMAQALWKFEFSPARAPRPASTARPTLAQMRQEADDNRQARRSFLTTFAKAHPLPADFVRDRTLDIDLTWANRLLLYSGGYPTIPAMYFDFLQQLPLKKFDQYLGDRGLNGNMAVMNFLTNYNYRLAPSGKLSTDPAEARRHYAQAQADFGPSTAALDRAMYQFYSWKLDTDLDGVLAAYPTFRTHNHDSTMARDLRILIGRQLAVKVGNPAPNFALLNHEGKKVSLAELRGKVIYLDFWGTWCGPCMQEMPASNELRKKFEGRDVAFVYISVRDKEDKWQQVLAAEHLTGPNSIHLRSPEGDDVANRYQVTGYPTYWLIGRDGRIITRSAPRPSEGQKAVAAITAELAR; from the coding sequence TTGTCACGCTGTTCGCATGCTCCTTTCTCTGCCCGCGCTGGCCATGGGCGCCGCGCTGCGCCTGCTCCCCGCGCCACCTGCCACGGCCACCTCGCCCACGCCCCGGCTGGCGATTCAATTCGGCTCGAATACCACCAGCACCTCTACCACCAGCGGGTGCGCACGGTGCTCAGCCCCGTCGGCGATTTCAAGGTCACGGTGCCGGATTTGAAAGGCATCACGGGCATTACGTTTTCCTATGCGGGCCAGCGCACCAGCCTCTACCTCGCGCCCGGCGATGATGTGCGCATGACGCTCGACTTCCCGAACTTCGACGAAAGCCTGAAGTACACCGGGCGCGGGGCCAATGCCAGCAACTACATGGCGCAGGCGCTGTGGAAATTTGAGTTTAGCCCGGCCCGTGCTCCGCGCCCGGCGTCCACGGCCCGGCCCACGCTGGCCCAGATGCGGCAGGAGGCCGACGACAACCGCCAAGCCCGGCGCAGCTTCCTGACCACGTTTGCCAAGGCCCACCCGCTGCCCGCCGATTTTGTGCGCGACCGCACCCTCGACATCGACCTGACCTGGGCCAACCGCCTGCTGCTGTATTCCGGGGGCTACCCCACCATACCGGCCATGTATTTCGACTTTCTGCAGCAGCTGCCCCTGAAAAAATTTGACCAGTACCTCGGCGACCGGGGCCTCAACGGCAACATGGCCGTAATGAACTTCCTGACCAACTACAATTACCGCCTCGCGCCTTCGGGCAAACTCAGCACCGACCCCGCCGAAGCCCGCCGCCACTACGCCCAGGCCCAGGCCGATTTCGGTCCCAGCACGGCCGCCCTCGACCGGGCCATGTATCAGTTCTACAGCTGGAAGCTCGATACCGACCTCGATGGCGTGCTAGCCGCCTATCCCACTTTCCGCACCCACAACCACGACTCCACCATGGCGCGCGACCTGCGCATCCTCATCGGCCGGCAGCTGGCGGTGAAGGTGGGCAACCCGGCCCCGAACTTCGCGCTGCTGAACCACGAGGGCAAAAAAGTGTCGCTGGCGGAGCTGCGCGGCAAGGTTATCTACCTCGATTTCTGGGGAACGTGGTGCGGCCCGTGCATGCAGGAGATGCCCGCCAGCAACGAGCTCAGGAAGAAGTTTGAGGGGCGCGACGTGGCCTTCGTCTACATCTCGGTGCGCGACAAAGAAGACAAGTGGCAGCAGGTGCTGGCCGCCGAGCACCTCACCGGCCCCAACAGCATTCACCTGCGCAGTCCCGAGGGCGACGACGTGGCCAACCGCTACCAGGTAACGGGCTACCCCACCTACTGGCTCATCGGGCGCGATGGCCGCATCATCACCCGCTCGGCCCCGCGCCCCAGCGAAGGCCAGAAAGCCGTGGCTGCCATCACCGCCGAGTTGGCCCGATAA
- a CDS encoding DUF481 domain-containing protein yields the protein MTGHAAGLLLLVLLLASQAARAQTDSTATAPADSSAVSAGTFAPPPAGLPSAEFETYNVDGTGVRYTAALTGLYTTGTVERVYFSTSHTGGLVVGHWQFPAALSYSYGRQDGALRERELLLLTTPDYRVGRWKLYALGEFETSNLRAIAQRVVTGGGAGYQLYADTLHNELAVSTFLLNERTDYNSEPALLRHVVRSSTRLKLRLNRGVASFSELLFYQPSLRDPGGDYRLNSATVLAIKLYQHLALNLAYTYSYESVVVQNRSPANGTLSVGFAYSTGK from the coding sequence TTGACCGGCCATGCCGCCGGGCTGCTGCTGCTCGTGCTGCTGCTGGCCAGCCAGGCGGCGCGCGCCCAAACCGACTCGACGGCCACGGCCCCCGCCGATTCGTCGGCCGTGAGCGCCGGCACCTTTGCCCCGCCGCCGGCCGGGCTGCCCTCGGCCGAGTTTGAGACCTACAACGTGGACGGCACCGGCGTGCGCTACACGGCCGCGCTCACCGGCCTCTACACCACCGGCACGGTGGAGCGGGTGTATTTCAGCACCAGCCATACGGGCGGGCTGGTGGTGGGGCACTGGCAGTTTCCGGCCGCGCTGAGCTATAGCTACGGCCGACAGGACGGCGCCCTGCGCGAGCGGGAATTGCTGCTGCTGACCACGCCCGACTACCGCGTGGGCCGCTGGAAGCTCTACGCGCTGGGCGAGTTTGAAACCAGCAACCTTCGCGCCATTGCGCAGCGCGTGGTGACGGGCGGCGGCGCGGGCTACCAGCTCTACGCCGACACGCTGCACAACGAACTGGCCGTAAGCACTTTTTTGCTGAATGAGCGCACCGACTACAACTCCGAGCCGGCGCTGCTCCGGCACGTGGTGCGCAGCTCCACGCGCCTCAAGCTGCGCCTGAACCGGGGCGTGGCCAGCTTTTCGGAGCTGCTGTTTTACCAGCCCAGCCTGCGCGACCCCGGCGGCGACTACCGCCTGAACAGCGCCACGGTGCTGGCCATCAAGCTCTATCAGCACCTGGCCCTGAACCTGGCCTATACCTACTCCTACGAAAGCGTGGTGGTGCAAAACCGCAGCCCGGCCAACGGCACGCTGTCGGTCGGGTTTGCCTACAGCACGGGCAAATAG
- a CDS encoding AMP-binding protein: MTNALPTSLLLNGREYTYAAIQQYPAQLAAPVNGYEAKVLDFVRQWLTGTQEFGLTTSGSTGAPTPITLRRRQLEASAQRTADYFDLGPGDRALVCLNCEYIGGMMMLVRGLERNMHLTIVEPHANPFEYVDADAEFDFAAFVPLQLKAVLAAGLAPRLNQMKAILIGGAPADAALQHEVQPLRVPVYLTYGMTETCSHVALRRLSGPEAGPTFRVFTGIAAGQDERGCLTLRGDVTDDHLIITNDRVNLLDAHTFEWLGRADFVINSGGVKVPAEKVELILDVALAEIGESRRCFVAGQPDERLGQAVTAFIEGTALAPEAEQRLQTLLAERLGRYEQPKQLRYVPEFKMTATGKLDRMGTLASLPQA; encoded by the coding sequence ATGACCAACGCCCTGCCCACGTCCCTCCTGCTCAACGGCCGCGAATACACTTACGCGGCCATCCAACAATACCCCGCCCAGCTGGCCGCGCCCGTGAACGGCTACGAGGCCAAGGTGCTGGACTTTGTGCGGCAGTGGCTGACGGGCACCCAGGAATTTGGTCTCACCACCTCGGGCAGCACGGGCGCGCCCACGCCCATCACGCTGCGGCGGCGGCAGCTCGAAGCCTCGGCCCAGCGCACGGCCGACTACTTCGACCTTGGCCCCGGCGACCGCGCCCTGGTGTGCCTCAACTGCGAATACATTGGCGGCATGATGATGCTGGTGCGCGGCCTGGAGCGCAACATGCACCTCACCATTGTGGAGCCGCACGCCAACCCGTTTGAGTACGTGGATGCCGACGCGGAATTTGACTTTGCCGCCTTTGTGCCCCTGCAGCTGAAGGCCGTGCTGGCCGCCGGCCTGGCCCCGCGCCTCAACCAGATGAAGGCCATTCTGATAGGCGGCGCGCCCGCCGATGCCGCCCTGCAGCACGAGGTGCAGCCGCTGCGCGTGCCGGTGTACCTCACCTATGGCATGACCGAAACCTGCTCGCACGTGGCCCTGCGCCGCCTCAGCGGCCCCGAGGCCGGGCCGACGTTCCGGGTGTTCACGGGCATTGCGGCGGGGCAGGACGAGCGCGGCTGCCTCACCCTGCGCGGCGACGTGACCGATGACCATCTCATCATCACCAACGACCGGGTAAACCTGCTCGACGCCCACACCTTCGAGTGGCTGGGCCGGGCCGATTTTGTGATAAACTCGGGCGGCGTGAAAGTGCCGGCCGAGAAGGTAGAGCTGATACTCGACGTGGCTTTGGCTGAAATTGGCGAGTCGCGCCGCTGCTTTGTGGCCGGGCAGCCCGACGAGCGCCTCGGCCAGGCCGTGACGGCCTTCATCGAAGGCACTGCCCTGGCGCCCGAGGCCGAACAACGGCTGCAAACGCTGCTGGCCGAGCGCCTGGGCCGCTACGAGCAGCCCAAGCAGCTGCGCTACGTGCCCGAATTCAAGATGACGGCCACGGGCAAGCTCGACCGGATGGGCACGCTGGCCAGCCTGCCGCAGGCATGA
- a CDS encoding DUF2809 domain-containing protein: MLTFRSGYFWAGVGVLLVEIIIARYVHDALIRPYFGDMLAVVLVYCFLRSVLKAGVLPLAGLALLVACAVEAGQYFHLLRWLGLQHSALARVVLGTAFSWLDLLTYAAGVAAILGAEKLRAADGEPASSPF; this comes from the coding sequence ATGCTCACCTTCCGCAGCGGCTATTTCTGGGCGGGCGTGGGCGTGCTGCTGGTTGAAATCATCATTGCGCGCTACGTGCACGACGCGCTTATCCGGCCGTATTTCGGCGACATGCTGGCGGTGGTGCTGGTGTATTGTTTTTTGCGCAGCGTGCTGAAAGCGGGCGTGCTGCCGCTGGCGGGCCTGGCCCTGCTGGTGGCCTGCGCCGTGGAGGCCGGCCAGTACTTTCACCTGCTGCGGTGGTTGGGGCTCCAGCATTCGGCGCTGGCGCGGGTGGTGCTGGGCACGGCCTTTTCATGGCTCGACCTGCTCACGTATGCGGCGGGCGTTGCCGCCATTCTGGGCGCGGAAAAACTTCGCGCGGCGGATGGTGAACCCGCGTCGTCGCCCTTCTAA
- the menB gene encoding 1,4-dihydroxy-2-naphthoyl-CoA synthase — protein MPEQISWTPIKEFKEILFTQHGGIAKISINRPQVHNAFTPLTVQEMIEAMNICRDRTDIGVIIFTGEGGRAFCSGGDQSVRGHGGYVGDDAVPRLNVLDLQKQIRSIPKPVVAMVAGWAIGGGHVLHVVCDLTIAADNARFGQTGPNVGSFDGGFGASYLARIVGQKKAREIWFLCDQYNAQEALDMGLVNKVVPLEQLEETTVAWCHKILQKSPLALRMLKSSFNAELDGQAGIQELAGNATLLYYLSDEAKEGRNAYMEKRQPDFSKFPKFP, from the coding sequence ATGCCCGAACAAATCAGCTGGACGCCCATCAAGGAGTTCAAAGAAATCCTCTTCACGCAGCACGGCGGCATTGCTAAAATCAGCATCAACCGGCCGCAGGTGCACAACGCCTTCACGCCGCTCACGGTGCAGGAGATGATTGAGGCCATGAACATCTGCCGCGACCGCACCGACATCGGCGTCATCATTTTCACGGGCGAGGGCGGCCGGGCCTTCTGCTCGGGCGGCGACCAGAGCGTGCGCGGCCACGGCGGCTACGTGGGCGACGACGCCGTGCCCCGCCTCAACGTGCTCGATTTGCAGAAGCAGATTCGCTCCATTCCCAAGCCCGTGGTGGCCATGGTGGCCGGCTGGGCCATTGGCGGCGGCCACGTGCTGCACGTGGTGTGCGACCTGACCATTGCGGCCGACAACGCCCGCTTCGGCCAGACCGGCCCCAACGTGGGCTCGTTCGACGGCGGCTTTGGGGCCTCCTACCTGGCGCGCATCGTGGGCCAGAAAAAGGCCCGCGAAATCTGGTTCCTCTGCGACCAGTACAACGCCCAGGAAGCCCTCGACATGGGCTTGGTAAACAAAGTGGTGCCGCTGGAGCAACTGGAGGAAACCACGGTGGCCTGGTGCCACAAGATTTTGCAAAAAAGCCCGCTGGCGCTACGCATGCTCAAGTCGTCGTTCAACGCCGAACTCGACGGGCAGGCCGGCATCCAGGAGCTGGCCGGCAACGCCACGCTGCTCTACTACCTGAGCGACGAAGCCAAGGAAGGCCGCAACGCCTACATGGAAAAGCGCCAGCCCGACTTCTCGAAATTCCCGAAATTCCCGTAG
- the menD gene encoding 2-succinyl-5-enolpyruvyl-6-hydroxy-3-cyclohexene-1-carboxylic-acid synthase, translating to MQAVYNIAEICARHGITDVVLSPGSRSAPLTLAFARHPAFAGKLRVVPDERAAAFIGLGIAQATRRPVVLVCTSGSAGLNYAPAVAEAFFQQVPLLVLTADRPPEWIDQLDGQTIRQQNLYGRHAKGAFDFPVDTTHADAKWHAERIVNEAINLASAYPAGPVQVNVPLREPFYPKAGEEARYEQDVKIIRDTDYPFPAGIPLPGALQDAKAAGRVLIVAGQHRADADLEVALRTLSAEHGFPVIADVIANVSGEQDLLHDEILNGSAAENPAYDFALHRHDVFLAGLSADEKAALQPDLLITFGQSLISKALKLFLRDAAPQQHWHVQASGPASDTFRRTTEIIRLEPATFFQALATAELPPADVPQQVGYAIQISANSTESGTPTGATHWLSSVPRGGWPAGLGDAWHKADAAATQLLGDFFARPMPEFNEFSAFRLSLNALPIYTALHLANSMAVRYANILGLPHGRHIEVFANRGTSGIDGCTSTAVGAALAQPGRPVVLLTGDVAFFYDRNAFWHNYPTPNLRVVLFNNHGGGIFRIIDGPRQQPELDEFFETRQGLTAENTARDFNLRYFPVSTFAELEAALPVFFAAETGAAILEVFTDSKTNAAFFERYRAAVKQAFS from the coding sequence ATGCAGGCCGTTTACAACATCGCCGAAATCTGCGCCCGCCACGGCATTACCGACGTGGTGCTTTCGCCCGGCTCGCGCTCGGCGCCGCTCACGCTGGCCTTTGCCCGGCACCCGGCGTTCGCGGGCAAACTGCGGGTGGTGCCCGATGAGCGCGCGGCGGCTTTCATTGGGCTAGGCATTGCGCAGGCCACCCGGCGGCCGGTGGTGCTGGTGTGCACCTCGGGCTCGGCGGGGCTGAACTATGCGCCGGCCGTGGCCGAGGCGTTTTTTCAGCAGGTGCCGCTGCTGGTGCTCACCGCCGACCGGCCGCCCGAGTGGATAGACCAGCTCGACGGCCAGACCATTCGGCAACAAAACCTGTACGGGCGCCACGCCAAGGGCGCGTTTGATTTCCCCGTGGACACCACGCACGCCGATGCCAAATGGCACGCCGAGCGCATTGTGAACGAAGCAATCAACCTGGCCAGCGCCTACCCTGCCGGTCCGGTGCAGGTGAACGTGCCCCTGCGCGAGCCTTTTTACCCGAAGGCCGGCGAGGAAGCGCGCTACGAGCAGGACGTAAAAATCATCCGCGACACGGATTACCCTTTTCCAGCGGGCATCCCCTTGCCAGGGGCACTGCAGGACGCCAAAGCCGCCGGCCGCGTGCTGATTGTGGCCGGCCAACACCGAGCCGATGCCGACTTGGAAGTTGCGCTGCGCACGCTTTCCGCCGAGCATGGCTTCCCGGTAATTGCCGACGTCATTGCCAACGTGAGCGGCGAACAGGACCTTTTGCATGATGAAATACTGAACGGTTCGGCCGCCGAAAATCCCGCTTACGATTTTGCTTTGCATCGGCATGATGTGTTTCTGGCGGGCTTGTCGGCCGATGAAAAAGCCGCGTTGCAGCCAGATTTGCTTATCACATTTGGGCAGTCGTTGATTTCAAAAGCCCTTAAGCTATTTCTGCGCGATGCAGCCCCCCAGCAACATTGGCACGTTCAAGCCAGCGGGCCGGCGTCGGACACGTTTCGGCGCACCACGGAAATCATTCGCTTGGAACCAGCCACGTTCTTCCAGGCGCTGGCCACGGCGGAGCTGCCGCCCGCCGACGTGCCGCAGCAGGTCGGTTACGCTATTCAAATTTCGGCTAATTCCACCGAATCGGGCACGCCCACCGGTGCCACGCACTGGTTGTCCTCGGTTCCGCGGGGTGGGTGGCCGGCCGGCCTGGGAGATGCCTGGCACAAGGCCGATGCCGCCGCAACCCAGTTACTGGGCGACTTTTTTGCGCGGCCGATGCCGGAGTTCAATGAGTTTTCGGCCTTCCGACTGTCCCTAAACGCGCTGCCTATTTATACCGCGCTGCACCTGGCCAACAGCATGGCCGTGCGCTATGCCAACATTCTGGGGCTGCCGCACGGCCGGCACATCGAGGTGTTTGCCAACCGCGGCACCAGCGGCATCGACGGCTGCACTTCCACGGCCGTGGGCGCGGCGCTGGCCCAGCCCGGCCGCCCGGTGGTGCTGCTGACTGGCGACGTGGCGTTTTTCTACGACCGCAACGCCTTCTGGCACAACTACCCCACGCCCAACCTGCGCGTGGTGCTGTTCAACAACCACGGCGGGGGCATTTTCCGCATCATCGACGGGCCGCGGCAGCAGCCGGAGCTGGACGAGTTTTTTGAGACGCGCCAGGGGCTCACGGCCGAGAACACGGCGCGCGATTTCAACCTGCGCTACTTCCCGGTTTCGACGTTTGCTGAACTTGAAGCCGCGCTGCCGGTTTTCTTTGCAGCCGAAACCGGCGCGGCAATTTTGGAGGTCTTTACCGACTCTAAAACCAACGCGGCGTTTTTTGAGCGATACCGCGCGGCGGTGAAACAAGCCTTTTCTTAA
- a CDS encoding chorismate-binding protein, with protein MRWPAAAAGLDARARLRHLAAGALRTGRPLALWREPGAEHPRLLVARSLESSFTGLPPALDAQAPAGFAFFPFRDSDHNPALFLPADVRYDAAEPDTVTVAPAASDIIPGLAAWLAAPTLDQLAWHRGPQPAPHPATHTEYTQLVEKGVAAIEAKEVVKVVTSRAARRPLPAGFDAFAAFEELAEQYPRAFVSLVSVPGVGTWLGATPEVLAEVTADGTFHTMALAATQPVTAEVTPRTAIWRQKEIEEQALVARYIVSCFKQLRLREYHETGPRTVVAGQLLHLRTDFEVNLRQVPFPNLGTDMLRLLHPTSAVGGMPRQAAMEFIQAHEGYDRAYYSGFLGPVNVSAPGVARLYVNLRCLQLRADEAILYAGTGLTVDSDPEREWQETEMKLQTVAAVLQ; from the coding sequence TTGCGCTGGCCCGCCGCGGCGGCTGGCCTCGACGCGCGGGCCCGGCTGCGGCACCTGGCGGCTGGCGCGCTGCGCACCGGCCGCCCGCTCGCCCTGTGGCGCGAGCCTGGTGCCGAGCACCCGCGCCTGCTGGTGGCGCGCAGCCTCGAATCCTCCTTCACCGGCCTGCCCCCGGCCCTGGACGCCCAGGCGCCGGCCGGCTTCGCCTTTTTTCCTTTTAGAGACTCCGACCACAACCCGGCCCTTTTTCTACCCGCCGACGTGCGCTACGACGCGGCCGAACCCGACACCGTGACGGTGGCGCCAGCGGCCAGCGACATCATCCCCGGGCTGGCCGCGTGGCTGGCGGCCCCCACCCTGGACCAGCTGGCCTGGCACCGCGGCCCGCAGCCAGCCCCCCACCCCGCCACTCATACCGAGTACACGCAGCTGGTGGAGAAGGGTGTAGCGGCCATCGAGGCCAAAGAAGTGGTGAAGGTGGTGACTTCGCGCGCGGCGCGGCGGCCCCTGCCGGCCGGCTTCGATGCCTTTGCCGCGTTTGAGGAGTTGGCTGAGCAATACCCACGAGCGTTTGTGTCGCTGGTGAGCGTGCCGGGCGTGGGCACTTGGCTGGGCGCCACGCCCGAAGTGCTGGCCGAGGTGACGGCCGACGGCACCTTCCACACCATGGCGCTGGCCGCCACCCAGCCCGTGACGGCCGAGGTGACGCCGCGCACGGCCATCTGGCGCCAGAAGGAAATTGAAGAGCAGGCGCTGGTGGCCCGCTACATTGTGAGCTGTTTCAAGCAGCTGCGGCTGCGCGAGTACCACGAAACCGGCCCGCGCACCGTGGTGGCCGGCCAGCTGCTGCACCTGCGCACCGACTTTGAAGTGAACCTGCGGCAGGTACCCTTCCCCAATCTTGGCACCGACATGCTGCGCCTGCTGCACCCCACCTCGGCCGTGGGCGGCATGCCCCGGCAGGCGGCCATGGAATTCATTCAAGCACACGAGGGCTACGACCGCGCCTACTACAGCGGCTTTCTAGGGCCGGTAAACGTGAGCGCGCCCGGCGTGGCCCGCCTCTACGTAAACCTACGCTGCCTGCAGCTCCGCGCCGACGAGGCCATTCTCTACGCCGGCACCGGCCTCACCGTCGATTCCGACCCCGAGCGCGAGTGGCAGGAAACCGAAATGAAGCTGCAAACCGTAGCAGCAGTGCTGCAGTAA
- a CDS encoding hotdog fold thioesterase, translating to MTLEEVKRWTDSRPNLAHALGIEITAVSEDALEGRMPVDGRTHQPMGLLHGGASVALAETLGSIAAALRVDRSKQACVGLEINANHLKGVRDGWVRGRATPVHVGRSTQVWEIRITHEETGALVCISRITMAVIDLPGGEKRA from the coding sequence ATGACCCTGGAAGAAGTGAAGCGCTGGACGGATTCGCGGCCCAACCTGGCCCACGCCCTTGGCATCGAAATCACGGCCGTGTCGGAAGACGCCCTCGAAGGCCGCATGCCCGTGGACGGCCGCACCCACCAGCCCATGGGCCTGCTGCACGGCGGCGCCTCGGTGGCCCTGGCCGAAACGCTGGGCAGCATTGCCGCCGCTTTGCGCGTGGACCGCAGCAAGCAGGCCTGCGTGGGCCTCGAAATCAACGCCAACCACCTGAAGGGCGTGCGCGACGGCTGGGTGCGCGGCCGCGCCACGCCAGTGCACGTGGGCCGCAGCACGCAGGTGTGGGAAATCCGCATTACGCACGAAGAAACCGGGGCACTGGTCTGCATCAGCCGCATCACAATGGCCGTCATCGACCTGCCCGGCGGCGAAAAGCGAGCGTAG